From Micromonospora echinospora:
CGAGATCCGCGCCGTGCCGTACACGGTGCGCGGCTCGGTGCACCTGGTCGAGGGCGGCTGGAGCTGGGCGGAGCACCTGCTCGACGACGCGGGCGGGGTGAAGCGCTGGCTCTCCGTCGAGTCCGACCCGGATCTGGAGCTGGTGCTCTGGACCAGCGAGCCGGGGGCCACCGTGACGCCGGGCGCCCCGACGCTGGAGATGGCCGGCCGCCGCTACAACTGGGACGAGTCCGGCCAGGCCCGGTACACCGCGACCGAGGGCACCGGCCTCGATCCGCACGGCACCATGCGCTACTACGACTACCAGGCGCCCGGGGGCGCGCGGCTGTCGTTCGAGGCGTACGGGGAGGCCGGCTGGGAGGTCAACCTCGGTGAGGAGCTGC
This genomic window contains:
- a CDS encoding DUF4178 domain-containing protein, with translation MNGSLAYVVTTLGCLVGVAGVVIAVIAMRRSRSASGPKTKAAPGDPFRDRDADALRGDPRALKPGDIVEIRAVPYTVRGSVHLVEGGWSWAEHLLDDAGGVKRWLSVESDPDLELVLWTSEPGATVTPGAPTLEMAGRRYNWDESGQARYTATEGTGLDPHGTMRYYDYQAPGGARLSFEAYGEAGWEVNLGEELRHAEVMIYPQGGPETVR